The following nucleotide sequence is from Zea mays cultivar B73 chromosome 1, Zm-B73-REFERENCE-NAM-5.0, whole genome shotgun sequence.
GTCAAGTAGGAAAAaaaagggggagggagagagagatttACCTGCACAATGTCCGTCCCTTCTCTTTTGTGCTTGGCACAAACCATATCTTCCTCAGCGCCGGTGCCTCGAATTGCACGAAGAACCCGTCGCTCTGGTCAAGCTTCCACTTCCTCGACCCTTGCCCTTTCCAGACCTGTGTTCGTGATACAACGTGTTAGCCTTCCTCTCCAATCTAAACTCTGAAGTGCCAATACTGACAATGCTCAACACCAACTTGTCATGAAAAGCAACAAAAAAGTGTGAAGCTAGCAGCGACGCATTGTGGACGTATAGCTCAGCAAAACAAGAGCAGGAGTAGGTGAGTTGAAACCTGTGGGTAGGAGATGATGCTCTTAGGTGCCACCATACAAGCAGCCTTCGCAGAACAATTCTCCGCGTATTGCCGCAGATATGTGAAGCACTCAGCATGAGTGTTGGGGGACTCAAATGCCTAAGTGGGAGAGAAAAATTAGAGCATTAAGCTCTTGATAGATAGGCTATTCATATATAAATTTGGAGTCGAACAAATAACATAAAATTCGACAAGTGCAAAATTACAATAAAAACATATCTATATACACACTAAATTGCAACATTATAAATTTGTTTGCACAATACAGAAGTTTATCTCAACCTTTTCAAGTTGCAAAATGAAGTGCTCTGCAGCAGCATAGTACCTTGTCAATGTTAACTACTGGGGCATATTTTTCAGTATCGGTCTTCTGATCATCGAGAAGAAAATGGACCCTTGGATCTACTTTTCCTGTATCATGCCAAACCTTTACTGCTGATTCTACCACATTAACAATGAAAGAAAAGACACTCTGCCCTGTTTCTGCATCTCCATACTTTGTAGCCTGGGGTAAAAAATACACAGAGATTAACACATAAATGACAAAAGTTATCTCATCTAAACTAGTCTCTTTTCTCGATTATTCCTGCAACACTCAAACCAGTACAATAAAAATGGACTTCATGAATCGCACAGTCTAGAAGGTGCATCAGATTACACACTAACATTTTTAGAAAGAATATCCCCTTGATTAAAGGGCTACCTATAATCATATATTGCCATGACGAAAGAAAATCAAGTAGCATATGATAGTCTCGATGGATGCTGAATTAAGCTTCTTGACTTCTTGTCACGGCAATTTTATAcagtgccattgaatattaaaagAAGTATAACTTGTCCTGGTAAGTCACAAAAGCAACACTCACCAACTCAGTCTTCAGTGATTCTAAGTTCTTTGCAATGTCAACATTTGAACGCATGTTCTCTACATCAAGGGCTCGCTTCTTTTCCCTGGCCAACTGAGATAGCCTCTTGATTTTTCTCGAGACTTCTGTATTTTGTGAATTGTGCTGCAAAGCTATCTGAAATGCAGCTATCGCCTACACCGAGGCAAAAGTAAAGTATAGTTCAGATTAATCTCCATTTACTGGAGGAAAACAACGAAGAAATTGTTTGTATAGATATTGTCTCAGATGCTAGAATGAAAAGGGGCATCAAGTGCCACTTAACAATTtacccagaaatacaagaattatACTTGGGAAGATGATACCAGGAGCAATAAAGGAAGGCCATGGTTCAGTTTCAAAATAAAACCCCAAACTAGGCATTGACAGATCAAGGTTATTTGGTAGCAACCGATGGACAGAAGTGAGGGTAGAAACATCATAAAGTAACAAACTGAAGCAAAGTATAGGACAGACGTTCATCCTTTTCTCACATTACAATGAGCATCACTAAGTCAACTGAGCTTCCTTTGCTGAACTTTGCAACTAACAAATACAATCCATATGCAAAGCATTCAATTTTCATTTCTTGATTTGCCAGGACAcggaaaacttaacccaagttcatGAAACAGACGAAACAGAAGATTGAATAAAATCCCTCACTATGTCAAAGTAACAAGGATCTCTCTTTTTAGGGCATGTTTGGATCCATTAGCACTAAAATTTAGCTAGCTaatagagactaatttttagcaGGGACTTTTTGGATCCACCTGATAATAGGTGGTTAGATAGTGGGTTCAAGATGCATATAAACTATTAGCAGCTCCAAACCTGTTAATGGAATTAATAGTAAGCATCCCTCCAGCTAATAATTAGTAGGTTCATTAGCAGGTCTGTTTACATCCACTAGTACCAATTTTAGCTGCTAATTTTTAGTGCTAATGAATCCAAACAGGCCCTTGGTCTCACCTCTTCATAGCGCTCCATTGCCTCCAAAACACAACCTTTCCTGAAATGACCCTATATCACAACATAGAACAGGATGTAAAATCTGACAACTGAGTAAGTGGTAAACTCAAAATCAGAGAGCACTTTGACAAATTATATACCTTCTCCCATTGTGGCTTCAGCCTGACTGTTGTCTCTGCATCAGCAAGCGCTTTGCTAAGCTTAACCAACTGCAGGAATGCTGCAGCTCGGTTGCTGGCAAGGGTTTAAATGAAAAAAACGTAAATCAACATTTTAAGAACTTGTCAACAGAGAAGGGGGAAATGTTGTCTCAACATAGCAGGTCTCAAGCCCTAGTTAAGGAAGGTTGTGATAGGCCTGGCAAGCCAACACTAACCCAACCATTCTAATGGAGATGAAGTATCGTCAAGTATCTAGTGTTCTATGTGACAAGCAGTTGCGGAGGACGAATAAAATTTGAGGTAATGGCCAGTTTTGTACATGACTAGTTTGAACTGCTTGCAGTTCTTGGTGAGGGGGAGGTCTTCATGATTTTTGCCTGTGTCAGACTTTGGCCGTGTGGGGTTTCTAGTTGATTGCTTCCTAGCCGATGTGTGATCTAAAAAGGCAACAACGTTTCTGTGTCAGGAGACTCTGCTTTTAACGCATCACTTATTTGCATAATGAAATTGTATTGTGTGATGAATAGGCTTGTAGGTTCGGAgtagtataggtgtacatttgggtcgGGCCTGACGGGTTGGCACGAGGCATGGAAAAAAAGCAcgacccaagcacgacacgacacAAAATTATTtcgggccagcccggcacgatgtATCGGGCCGTGCTTGGGCCGAGACCATGGCCCATGGGCGGGCATGAGCCCAGCCAAATTATGCAAGCACGAAAAGGcccattaatgagcatgaaaggcATCGTCCACACTGCAGTGTACTACTAGTCGGACATGTGTTCACGTCTTCACAGTTCAAGGGCCATGGCTCGGCCTCACTAGCCACCACCGGGCACCAACCACGGTCCACTCGGCCAGCCAGCCTCAGGCCCAAGTGCCGAACAGGCAAGTTGCCCAGCCGACAACCAAGGTCCAAGGCTCCCAGCCACCGCCCGCCGGTTCTTAGCCAGCAGCTCGTCACATCAGCCGTTGGGAGGTCCGAGGAGCTCCAGCCAAGCCCTCGTCCGGCAACAACCGTGCGTTCGACTCAGCTCCGACAACATCTAGCGTGGCGGCGATGTCCACTTCCTCCAGCAGACAGCAGTTGTCGTGTCGTGGGCCTTATTGTAGCATTTCGGGCTTTTTTAAATTTCGGGCCGCTTGAAATGAGCCCGACACATTAAATAATGTGTCGTGCAGTGGGCCGAGGCCTCTGCCCGTGGGCTGGCCCAGCACATAATTAATTATGGGCCGTGTCGGGCTATTTCGGGCTTGGGCCAGGCCAgacggcccaaatgtacacctatacggAGTAGCATAACATGGATGACTGTCTGAGGTTGCTTACTATGGCATGGGTTGATCGTACCGTCTCGTTCTTAAATCATCGTATGTGTTGACTTTGGTTGAGATCGTGTTTGGTTGCCTGCACGCGACAGGCGCAAGCTGCATGAGTGGATGCAAAGCAAGCCATTTTGAGGCTATTTACATGCATCCACACATATGCCAGAAAAAGTCGTATCTAGTCAACCAGCATCATGCGAGCCTGGTCCTCCGCATACAACCATCCAATCAAACGGTAAGTGAATGTTTGAGGTTGATTAGGCTTGCACCGGAGTCGCGAACAGGCGCACGATGGTGGCCTCGTGGGCCACACAAGGCACAAGCAAGATGCAAGAGCCAAAGCAGTGAAGCAGCTACGTAGGGCAGCTGGGCCGGCCAGCAGGGTGCACCATGCACCGTGCATGACATGGGAGCTGCCTCGGCCTCACCCTTGTCGGAGAGTGGAGAGGGCTGGAGAGAGGAGATATGTAGGTGCACGCTGCAGGAGCTGGAGAAGCGAGTGACTGCAGCAAAGAGTCGGAATCGAAAGAGAATAACTGGCACCTAGAGTCCTAGACAGTCACGGAGAAGAGACCTTCTGGTCTGCCTATAAGCTAGGCCAAGGTATGGCGTGAGACATACCCAGCCATATTAGGCCCTCCGCCACTGGTGACAAGAGGGTGCCACAGAAACTAAAAAGCAAGTTTTATAGGATGACGATTAGACATGTTATGTTGCATGAAGTAGAATGTTGGCCCAAGAAAGACGACATGTTCAGCAAATAAGTGTTGTGGAAATGTGTATGTTACGCCGGATTTGTGGCCACAAGAAGAGATCGAGTCGATGAGTCCTGAACATTGATATTCGTGATAGGCAAGGGGTAGCACCAAATGAACAAAAGCTTATTCAACACCGGTTGAGATGGTTTAAACATGTCCAATACAGATCTCTAGAGGCACCAGTGCGTAGTGGGATCCTAAGGCGTAATAGCAATGGGAAGAGAGGCAGGAAAAGACCAAAGTTGACATGAGAAGAGACAGAAAAAAGAGACTTAAAAGGATGGAATATATCCAAAGATTTAGCCTCAAACAGGagtaaaaggctttgttgtttgcTGTTGTTGTTGTCAACAAGTAGATATAGATAGTCGCTGGCTGTTCTAGTAAGGTACAAAGAAATCCATTCAAGTTTGTAACTTTTTTTACCATCTCCAGGATAAAAGTAAAACACACGGCTGGAAGCTCCCATAATGCTAATTCATAAACAGATCATTGACACTTTCTACAGTTTCACTACTCATACTATTATTAGGAACTTCATAAATTCTGGTGCTCATTTGTATGTGGGTTCTTTAATCATTCGTATAAATCTTCATTTCACAAAGGATGTTGTAAAAGGTTCTGATTTAGAATAGCAAGTTATGTGCACACTGCACAGAGCCACAGACCATATCATAAATGAAATGGACATACAAAGGAAGAACTCTTTCAATACTTATTTAGAACTTTCAAGCCAGCTAGCAGTACAACTATAGTATCACAAACAAGAAACGAGTCCACAGTTTTGTCACGTCTTTTAATTTATTCTTGAGGCACATACATAAATGTCACATCTACATAAAGAACAAACTAAGCTATTTTGGAAAGGAAGGTGTTTTCCCTTTCCTCTCCTGTTAGGGAATAATAATTGTTTTACATCTAAAAGTAACGCCTCTGTCGTCAGCTACACAGGAATAATGTGAGATCAGTGAGTTTTATCCATGTAGGAACGACAAAAGGGCATCCCAGATACTCGTCCATTCGGCCATGTCGTTACATGGCCAGATCTTTGAGTTGAAGTATTGTAGACACCCATTGGACATCATCAACAGGTAACGTCAGATCATCAGGTTCAGGATGTTATGTCACAGGAATATGCCTAGATTCAGAATCTTGGAGCACTAGGAACCATAAACCTAATTTCCAACAGCACCCAAACCATAAACGGACACTTTCAAGGGTTTAATTTGCATTTTGAACAGACTGAAAGAAGCCACCAAATCATCACACCATATTCGCAACAACCGCTGTGGTGCCGCAAATCAACCACAAACACTCCATCTCACTTACAGAGCCTCTCAGCACCCCCCACCACCAAACACACACACAATCTGCAATCCCCACTACCGTTGTACACTCAAACCGCAGGAGTCAAACACTGATCAGTGATCACGCACGCGGTGGGGGCGCACGGTTCTTCGTCTCCCACCCCACGCGTATTTGACACACCCAGGCCGCAGCTATCCATAGCTTCCCCAAACGCAGGATGGGCGCACGCGCAACTAGGGTTTTTACCACCGGCACGGCGGAGAAAGAACAGGAGTGGGGGCGCCGGAAGGAACCTGTAGAGGGTGGCGTTGTCGGGGTCGAGCTTGATGGCCTGCGTGTAGAGCGCGGCAGCCTTGAGGTAGCTCCCCGCCTTGAACTGCTCATTCCCCTGGTCCTTGAGCGCCGCCGACGCCGCAGGAggtcctccttctcctccgccgtccgccatcgccgccgccgccgccgccaggtgGGTCCGCggggttagggttttggggtcCGCGAGCTCCCCCGCTCGTTTTCgtttccttttttgttgttcttttttCGCAACTTTTCTTTCTCCTGTTCTCTGGAATCTGGATGCAAGATCGAGAAAAACCACGTGCGCGGCACCGTATAATGATAAAATCTACCGTACGGAGTATGCATACAGCACACAGGATCCTCTGTTGCATAAAGCTATCTTTAATAATTTAGGTCGTTACTAGGTCTATACTCGTGCGTTACCACGGAAAACACATGAAATCGTAATATGTGTTGTATCGTAAATCAAACAATATATCATGATATGACTTCTCGTCCTAAATTAGGTATATATAAAATTGCATTATCTTAACAACACTGTTATATTCCTCttaaggtcttgttcggttatttcaatCTCATATGAATTAGATGAGATTGAAAAAAATTATGAAAGATTTTGGTTTATTTAGGATTTAAACTCACctaatctcactcaatccacataGATTGATAGCGAAACAAACAAGCTCTAAGATGATAAAGGTCAATACAACATGCAGCAACACTACAAAAGTTAAAGATAATCATAACAACTTTCATCAAAAGATAGACACAAGTAAGTAGGCTTGCCGGTGATTACCCAACATATCATAACCACTACATCTGAGTAGAATAAGGAATACAACAAATTAAAGTAACTCCAACAGCCTAGGTATAAATCCTAGCAAAATTTATGGTGTGTTTGGTTAGGGGATTGGCTCCATCCGGAATCAGCCGATCCAGAATGGATTCATTCCTCACAGGATTGGATGGTTCTTTCTTTATGTTTGGTTAGAGAAATGAGGTGAATCCATTTTTTGTTTGTTTTGAGGAAGcaggttgtcggggaccataattaggggtaccctcaaggctcttaaatctcagctggtaacccccatcagcacaaagctgcaaaggcctgatgggtgcgactaagtcaaggatcggtccattcgagggacgcgatcacgcctcgcccgagcccagcctcgggcaagggcagccgaccccggaggatctacgtctcgcccgatgcccccctccagcaacggacacaccttcggctcgcccaaggctcagtcttcaccaagaagcaaccttggccaaatcgccacgccaaccgaccaaattgcaggggcatttaatgcaaaggtggcctgacacctttatcctgacgtgcgccctccagtcgacagagccgaagtgaccgcagtcacttcgccgctccactgaccggtctgacaagaggacagcgtcgcctgcgccgcaccgactgctgagccactcgacagagtgaggctgacagcagccaggcccgggctcaggcgccataggaaactccgcttcgcccgaccccagggctcggactcgggctcagccccggaagacgacgaactccgcttcgcccgaccccagggcttggactcgggctcagccccggaagacgacgaactccgcttcgcccgaccccagggcttggactcgggctcagccccagaagacgacgaactccgcttcgcccgaccccagggctcggactcgggctcagccccggaagacgacgaactccgcttcgcccgaccccagggctcggactcgggctcagccccggaagacgacgaactccgcttcgcccgaccccagggctcgaactcgggctcagccccggaagacgacgaactccgcttcgtccgaccccagggctcggactcggacccagccccggaagacgacgaactccgcttcgcccgaccccagggctcggactcggacccagccccggaagacgacgaactccgcttcgcccgaccccaaggctcggactcagccctggcctcagccgacgatctccgcctcgcccgacccaggggctcggactcgacctcggcctcagaagacagactcgacctcgacctcggaggagcctccacatcgcccaacccagggcacggaccgaccacgtcaacaggaggcgccatcattaccctaccccaagctgactcaggctacggggaacaagaccggcgtcccgtctggctcgctccgccagacaagtaatgatggcgccccgcacgcccgatgacgacggcggctctcagccccctaacgaaagcaagaggacgtcagcaaggactcgacagccccgacagctgtccttccgccaggctccagcgctcctccgacggccacgacacctcacgaaccgggtgccaaaacctctccggctgccacatgacatgtacatagggcgctagctctcctccgctagacatgttagcacactgctacaccccccattgtacacctggatcctctccttgcgcctataaaaggaaggaccagggccctcttacagagggttggccgcgcggggaaggacgggacggcgctcgcgtgaggccgctcgctccctcccgcgtggacgcttgtaaccccctactgcaagcgcacccgacctgggcgcgggacaaacatgaagaccgcgggatttccacctctcacgcccgtctccctccggctgcctccccccttcgcgctccgtctcgcgccgacccatctgggctagggcacgcggcgacaatttactcgtcggtccagggaccccccggtctcaaaacgccgacacaGGTGAATCCATTTTTTGTTTGTTTTGAAGAAGCATGTCATCAAGCGACGCTCAATCTGCTTTCACTCACCACACCAAAAAGGTTGCATTTTTATCCAACATACATAAAAACTGAAAGTTATAACATAGATAAAACTGAAAATTGAAACTTGTATCTTCACGAGTACTTATCCAGCATACAATTTCATCCAGCATTATCCAACATACATTAAAAACTGAGAATTTATCCAACATACATATTCAACATTATCCAGCATACAAATAAAATTGAGAAGTTATCCAACATCCATATCAATGTTCAAAGAGAAGTTTCATAGACTCCATCCATCATAGAAATAACTAAAAAGTTTCAGACACAAGTTTTAGGCTAATCTGCTTTTTTGATGCATCAATCAGAAAGATGAGTCTTGATGTACCTAGACACCCATACCATTTGATCATCTAGTCCCATCTCTAGAAAGGCATAAGCAAGGGCTGGATTCTCACACAAGTAGCCATAGTAGTGTGCTATATGTTCTCTTTCAAAAACAGGAATCTGTTTCATCATAGTCCATAGGTTGGGTGGGATTATCGGACGTGGTTGTGGTGCTGACTGCTTGATTGCATCTGAAAGAGTCTTAAAAGCTTCAGTGACAGTGCATATCAATGGATCCTCATCTTCCATCATCATGCGCCCTCTCTTCCTTCTTGCACCACTTCGAGTAGATGAGTCTCCACCATCACGAATTGGACCACTTGGGTTCAATGATTCTCCACTATCACGAGTTGGACTTGCATTGTTACTCTCATGACCAGTCAAGTCTCCAGAATAACCCACACCATATGTACCTGCACTTTCAGATGTGTCGAAACCTAGGGGATCACTGgtgcattttgcaaatagtccaGTTGCTTGATGATTCCCAAATAAGACAGCCATGTAATGGTAGTTCTCAAGTGGCTTGTTGAAAAATTTAGCTTCAGATGGTTTTTTCTGAAATAATGTATAGATTCAAATTAAACAATATTGTTTACAAAAACTGTAAAATATGAAATAGCTATAGCATTTTGTAGACACAATAAAACAAATTATAGTAAcaataaaatataaattgtaAAACAGTAAAACAGCTTACAAGTAGTTCCCAGAAACAAAATCTGGGCAATAAAACAGCTTACAAGTAGTTCCCAGAAACAAAATATAAATTGTAAAATAGTGGCAAGCAGTAAAACAGTAAAACATAATTCATCTGGGCAATAAAACAGTAATAACAGTAAAACATTGATATAAGTCACTTTAAAGCAACAAAAAGAATATTGATGTACTTTAAGCATACAACAAATATTGGACTTTGGTATCCAAATGGGTCATAATTTAAACTGATTGGATATTCACACTTCAATTACACGGAATGCAAGGTAGTTCTCTTTTGCAGCTGTTGCCTGTTGGTTTGGATTCAGGGCTAAAAAAATCTTTCTCAAACTGAAATTCCTCACAGCTGAAGAAGCTTCAAGGAGTACTGGAGTATTTATTTTTCTTGTTAGTACATACTAATAATTAGTATAAGCTGGGGTAGTTTTAAATGTTTCAGTTCTCAGTATTAGCTTAGTTTGCTTTTCCATCTTTTCTTAGGTCAAGCATATACATCTTAAACCAAAAACAAACTCTAAAAAGGCAACCGTTATAGATAGTATGGTGAATATACCTAACACTGCCATAGTGACTCACGCTAAACTATATGCTCATGACGAGCGTACGCTGCGAGTTCGCGAGGcccaaacaccaaacaaaaggaACCAGGACACAAACAAGATCACCTATCATACACCCTCAATATGGTCCAAGAACAACAGAGGGACAGCTGCATCTAAATTTTCTAATTCAGCCTCGCGTGTGACGTGGAGCAAGCAACTGATGACTGTTGCTGTGGAATAATGAAGATGGCTCTGCCACTGCCATCCAGGTTAAACATCCTACTGTAAGTCAGTCAGGtactcctagctagctagctagctagctactgTACATTCTTCTTTCCTAGCCAGGCTCTTCGTGCCGTGCTAGCCAGGTCCATATTAATTTGTGTCAGGCAAAGAAGCTTTGTGGTATAATGGATTTGATTTCAGGACCATCAAAAACAATTAGCCAGGTCCATATTAATTGGTGTTGAGTGTTGACCGAAACTTAAAATATAAATTGTAAAACAGTAAAACATTTTGGAAGGAGGTTGTTAAATATATACACACCTGCACCCGTTCCAAGTAGTTCTTCTCATCAAGCAATATTGTTCCAGTTTGCTCATCAAAATGGGCTGAGCTAATCTTCTTataattgcatatgtttgaccagCGAGTTCTCCATGTCTTAAGATGATTAGTAACTTGAGAACCAGAAACTTGAACCTGAAATCTTTCCTTCACCACTTTAGCACATTGATTATAGTGCGAGCTTTTAAATCCTTTGTCTACTCGAATTCCATCAGCAACCAACTGGGCCAAATATTTCAAAGCACATGCAGACATTTCTTGTGTCCAGAAAATTTGTGGTTGGGACCTTTGTTCAATTTCTTGGACATCATCCATCTCCCTACAATATTAGAACATTTGAGAATATAGATCACATCTAAGCAAATGAGCAAATAGACAAAACAACAAAATATCTCACATCCAAAGAATGATGCCACTTTTGAATTTATGCTCTAGTTTTCTTGTACATTGGAAGCTGCTCTAGTTTCCCACATCCAATTTGCAAGTTGCTGCCTCCACTGAACCCATTGTCTGTTTTCTTGTACTTGCTCCTGATGGGAACTTGTTGAACTAGAAGGTTGGTTTGTTGTCCATGCTTCCTCAGGTGGGAGAAAACAATCTGCCCCATGCGATAATATCCAATTGTGGAGGATGCAACATGCAAGGACAACATCTACTTGTGTTTTGAAAGGAAAGAAAGGTCGAGCATCATCAAGAAACTTAAAACGGTTCTTCAGGGATCCAAAGGCACGCTCAACAGTGACCCGTAGTTGTGAATGCCTTAAATTAAATAATTCCTTCTCATTTTCTGGCCTGTTATCATTACCCCACTCTTTTAAGTGGTATCAGACACCGCGAAAAGGTGGTAAGAACCCCGGTTTTGCACCATAACCACAATCAACGAGGTAATATTTTCCTACAATACCATGATGGCATGATAACATCGTTAGGCAATGATCTATCTTATGGTGGGTGCATATTTTAAGTGGAATCATTACAGAATATTACCTTCAGGTACAACGAGACCATTCTGCCTTTGTAAGGCATCGTCTAGAACGACGGCATCATGTGCCGAACCCTCCCAACCAGCTAGCACATATGTGAAGCGAAGGTCAAAGTCTACCGTGGCCATCACATTTTGGGTTGTGAAACTCTTTCTACCTCGAAAAGCTACCTCACGAGACTTGGGGACACTAGCTCGTATGTGTGTACCATCAATTGCGCCAATACAATTCTACATTATAATTTTGACTTGATGAGAAATAAGAATATCATTATGTGCAGGTCAAAAATAATTTTAGTGTGCCTAGACCATACCTCAAAGTAAGGATACCATCGAGGATTTCCAAGGATTTTGACTGAAGTTTCAAGAGATGGAGGCCTAATAAGGTCATCACGAAGTTCACCGATAGCACGAAGTACTAACTTAAAGTAGCGACTGACAGTTTCCCCTGATCTCTTGAATTTTTTTCCTACAACAGCATTCCTCTCGttgtgaccaattgtgtgaaggaACATTGCTACTTGTTCCTCAACACAACAATGGATACTATCAGAAAGAAGGCTTCTTTGTTTCAGTGTATCACACAACAAAAAGAATGGTGCTCTCCTCAATCTTAGCATGCGCAAACAAATCGTATCATCTTTATGGTAAATACTAGAAAGGTAGTCATTTCGTTTCATTTCCATATCAATCATTGGGGCATATGAAATCCGTTTCCTTTTCATCTTCCTCCTCACAATCAGAATATAATAAAATGTAGCAGCGGCTAGAGCAACAACTTTAATAATTAAAGATCTTCTTATTTCATTTGCATCCATCTACATGAAGTTCAGAGAGCTTTAATACATAAAAAGACATACACACGATTGCATATGCATAATTTATAGTCTAGCTAAAAATACAGAATAGACCCAACCCAATACAGAATAGACAAGAAACAATACAGAAAAAAAGATGAAAATAAACATAACAGATTAGATTGTTACCTTACGCTGGTGATGAGAGAATTAAAGACCAAGATATGTGTAAAGAGAGAATTAAAGACCTGCAAGAGAAACAAGAAGAGAAGATTGGTAAGAAACTGAATAAGTTATGAATCAAGTTAATGTAAACTAAGCCAGAATGCTGCACAATCATTGCACCATAGACGACAATTTTATGATTCCACTGTGACATCACACACAACCAACCGAATGAACCAACCATTTGAGCCACCTAGCAGTACAAGAAAACAGACAACACAAGAAAA
It contains:
- the LOC100194143 gene encoding uncharacterized protein LOC100194143; this translates as MADGGGEGGPPAASAALKDQGNEQFKAGSYLKAAALYTQAIKLDPDNATLYSNRAAAFLQLVKLSKALADAETTVRLKPQWEKGHFRKGCVLEAMERYEEAIAAFQIALQHNSQNTEVSRKIKRLSQLAREKKRALDVENMRSNVDIAKNLESLKTELATKYGDAETGQSVFSFIVNVVESAVKVWHDTGKVDPRVHFLLDDQKTDTEKYAPVVNIDKAFESPNTHAECFTYLRQYAENCSAKAACMVAPKSIISYPQVWKGQGSRKWKLDQSDGFFVQFEAPALRKIWFVPSTKEKGRTLCRSPEALDIGIHEVLPRIFKEAA
- the LOC118476075 gene encoding uncharacterized protein, whose translation is MAVLFGNHQATGLFAKCTSDPLGFDTSESAGTYGVGYSGDLTGHESNNASPTRDSGESLNPSGPIRDGGDSSTRSGARRKRGRMMMEDEDPLICTVTEAFKTLSDAIKQSAPQPRPIIPPNLWTMMKQIPVFEREHIAHYYGYLCENPALAYAFLEMGLDDQMVWVSRYIKTHLSD